A part of Myxococcus landrumus genomic DNA contains:
- a CDS encoding general secretion pathway protein GspE has product MDAGLLTETQLRSALAEQRKWGGRLGLTLVQMRFVDESSMVHALSRQLAIPTVELDDLAPSSSALQALRVDIAERYTVFPTTVDSATKLLTVATADPTNVESLQELAFHTGQRIQVVVAAASSIERAIRRHYHGEITSATATPLAFGMEEETFELAPPSGALELTPTARPATTSTPPAPVRESELLQRVEGLTQQVTDLERMVAQQARSLRAMLELLEKRGLVTRDDYLAKVR; this is encoded by the coding sequence ATGGACGCCGGACTCCTGACGGAGACCCAACTGCGCTCGGCGCTGGCCGAGCAGCGCAAGTGGGGCGGACGGCTGGGCCTCACGCTGGTGCAGATGCGGTTCGTGGACGAGAGCTCCATGGTCCACGCGTTGTCGAGGCAGCTCGCCATCCCCACCGTGGAGCTGGATGACCTGGCGCCCTCGTCCTCCGCGCTCCAGGCGCTGCGCGTGGACATCGCCGAGCGCTACACCGTGTTCCCCACCACCGTGGACAGCGCCACCAAGCTGCTCACCGTCGCGACGGCGGACCCCACCAACGTGGAGTCCCTCCAGGAGCTGGCCTTCCACACGGGACAGCGCATCCAGGTCGTCGTGGCCGCGGCGTCCTCCATCGAGCGCGCCATCCGCCGCCACTATCACGGCGAAATCACCTCCGCGACGGCGACACCGCTGGCCTTCGGCATGGAGGAGGAGACCTTCGAGCTCGCGCCACCATCCGGCGCCCTGGAGCTCACGCCCACGGCGCGTCCCGCGACGACCAGCACGCCCCCTGCCCCTGTCCGGGAGAGCGAGCTGCTCCAGCGCGTGGAGGGCCTCACGCAGCAGGTGACGGACCTGGAGCGCATGGTCGCGCAGCAGGCGCGCTCGCTGCGCGCCATGCTGGAGCTCCTGGAGAAGCGCGGGCTGGTGACCCGCGACGACTACCTCGCGAAGGTGCGCTGA
- a CDS encoding cyclic nucleotide-binding domain-containing protein — MEARKLKDSAAEAFSKGRFGKAAELYEDFCKLDPKDHQSRLRTGDAWAKAGERERAILAYQSAAEGFAKEGFLPRAIAASKLILELDPSHQGVQQMLANLYARRGTPVGARARGPMTSALAAPPPPEHPASTRTEVPPPGAGESSPPQALEAGAGTVDLSDELPAELSLSVETSPGAEATSGSDELVVHSVSVGLSSGDAEVPGTLAAQAIDIPLGESPSRAPSMPPGLSPRASQPSPSEEVRGPAPVPAPPRAASGKWKALASPIADAAAMDSEVSLRTPTVIDPPSAPPGLRPRRTEVTPASGATAVPFREVSRALGASLRAVPPIPSSFTELELEADSLLHAVELAAQSGLHQRAQESDGGIEEEVFSLTEEVVTDVPSLDSLPTIPLFSDLPRDAFIELFERCPLRRFQLGERIIEQGSRGDAFYVICEGKVRVFRTDNTQRVDLAMLEGGAFFGEMALLSGAPRTASVEAGADDTQLLEISAPVLASLSRSHPQVAAALKKFVRQRLLTNVMNTSALFRPFNRKDRRTLIERFRARDVEREDVIIRDGDPTDGLYVLLSGEVEVHKDGHLLTRLKEGDLFGEISLLQKTPATATVMASRHTTLLRLPREDFDALISSHPQILVLVSELTDERLRRTEAVLGASAALDPDSMDLDEDLILV; from the coding sequence ATGGAGGCGCGCAAGCTCAAGGACAGCGCCGCCGAGGCCTTCTCCAAGGGCCGCTTCGGCAAGGCCGCCGAGCTGTACGAGGACTTCTGCAAGCTCGACCCGAAGGACCATCAGTCGCGCCTGCGCACGGGTGACGCGTGGGCCAAGGCCGGGGAGCGCGAGCGCGCCATCCTGGCCTATCAATCCGCCGCCGAGGGCTTCGCGAAGGAAGGCTTCCTCCCGCGAGCCATCGCCGCGAGCAAGCTCATCCTCGAGCTGGACCCGAGCCATCAAGGCGTCCAGCAGATGCTGGCCAACCTCTACGCGCGGCGAGGGACGCCCGTGGGAGCCCGGGCACGCGGCCCGATGACCAGCGCGCTCGCCGCGCCGCCACCTCCCGAACATCCGGCTTCCACGCGGACCGAGGTGCCGCCACCAGGGGCAGGGGAGAGCAGTCCGCCCCAGGCCCTCGAAGCCGGAGCTGGAACGGTCGACCTCTCCGACGAACTTCCCGCCGAGCTGTCGCTCTCCGTGGAGACCTCCCCGGGCGCGGAGGCCACGAGCGGCTCGGACGAGCTGGTGGTCCACTCCGTGAGCGTGGGGCTCTCGAGCGGAGACGCCGAGGTTCCGGGGACCCTCGCCGCGCAGGCCATCGACATCCCCCTGGGCGAGTCTCCATCCCGAGCCCCCTCGATGCCGCCGGGGCTCTCGCCGCGTGCCTCGCAGCCGAGCCCGTCGGAGGAGGTCCGAGGCCCCGCCCCCGTCCCCGCGCCGCCGAGAGCCGCGAGCGGCAAGTGGAAGGCCCTGGCCTCGCCCATCGCGGATGCCGCGGCGATGGATTCCGAAGTCTCGCTTCGGACGCCCACGGTCATCGACCCGCCCTCGGCGCCTCCAGGACTGCGCCCGCGCCGCACGGAAGTCACTCCCGCTTCGGGGGCGACCGCGGTGCCCTTCCGCGAGGTGTCTCGCGCGCTGGGTGCCTCGCTCCGCGCGGTGCCTCCCATTCCATCCTCCTTCACGGAGCTGGAGCTGGAAGCGGACTCATTGCTCCACGCGGTGGAGCTCGCGGCCCAGTCGGGACTGCATCAGCGCGCGCAGGAGTCCGACGGCGGAATCGAGGAAGAGGTCTTCAGTCTCACCGAGGAAGTCGTCACGGACGTGCCCTCGCTGGACTCGCTTCCGACCATTCCGCTGTTCTCGGACCTGCCGCGCGACGCGTTCATCGAGCTCTTCGAGCGCTGCCCGCTGCGCCGCTTCCAGCTCGGCGAGCGCATCATCGAGCAGGGCAGCCGAGGCGACGCCTTCTACGTCATCTGCGAAGGGAAAGTCCGCGTCTTCCGCACGGACAACACTCAGCGCGTCGATCTGGCCATGCTGGAGGGCGGGGCCTTTTTCGGTGAGATGGCGCTCCTGTCCGGTGCTCCGAGAACCGCCTCCGTCGAGGCCGGTGCCGACGACACGCAGTTGCTCGAAATCTCCGCCCCGGTGCTCGCGTCGCTCTCGCGGAGCCATCCCCAGGTGGCGGCGGCGCTGAAGAAGTTCGTCCGGCAGCGGCTGCTCACCAACGTGATGAACACGTCCGCGCTCTTCAGGCCCTTCAACCGCAAGGACCGGCGGACGCTGATCGAGCGCTTCCGTGCGCGGGATGTCGAGCGCGAGGACGTCATCATCCGCGACGGAGACCCGACGGACGGCCTCTACGTCTTGCTCTCGGGAGAGGTGGAGGTGCACAAGGACGGGCACCTGCTCACGCGACTGAAGGAGGGAGACCTGTTCGGTGAAATCTCCCTGCTCCAGAAGACTCCCGCGACGGCCACGGTGATGGCGTCACGGCACACCACGCTGCTTCGGCTCCCGCGCGAGGACTTCGACGCCCTCATCTCCAGCCATCCGCAGATTCTCGTGCTGGTGTCGGAGCTGACGGATGAACGCCTGCGCCGCACCGAGGCCGTGCTGGGCGCGAGCGCCGCGTTGGATCCAGACTCGATGGACCTCGACGAGGACCTCATCCTCGTCTGA
- a CDS encoding HEAT repeat domain-containing protein — translation MRTGARPFILMLVLAVGCNGSRDQLLADLQSPRPEVRALAVKKLAGQNNPDDLILFTRAAKDLASIVRAEAAVALGESQDPRVVDLLGELLEDSDEEVQGRAAMALSKVKNDKAKAYLTLQYGRRGRTTRQVIVQALKNANVPGAMAEVVAAEAKSQWDRNLLTLSEGELPERVGAAEELGKSGRPEAVNRLLPLVRDSQVVLAAAAVRGLGDAGDKRAVGAIALLLDESFPELRESAITALMKLQDPSVAPRLQAVALEKSAVSPQAIDAIVSFPRTPETDAALCAVALDGAPADALVAAQAMRSRGGCPVDPIGERLSRMTTAANGLQAVIGLGPSAQALLPKVTPWLQQSDAALRLLAVDAVASVGDASVVPLLQKLLEQESKGLEALRTDWVAQKIPEAYGAEFDPAVSAAALPPGAPKDERASRQATLFDRVKALNAQRARESGRPVVKPRVPTELFDDVEPARLVPLATVLRALAMLRAPGALELLKGYSQDSSLPLRTAALLGLTRLGAEGVAVAREGLLEPERDLQKALALALVDGGGEAGVSVLVDMLPKMGSEKLLVLDALTRSAVVPASASPVLQTVVKDGGPEAALAAVLLARIQAKDAVPTLTKALDETNTVARRDVLLALGTLGDAQAADVVARDLFHDLPEIRAAAATALKRMGATTQSESLDALRSDYYRTVRDAAGAALAKGGTASEGAR, via the coding sequence ATGCGAACCGGCGCGCGCCCTTTCATCCTCATGCTGGTCCTGGCCGTCGGTTGCAACGGCAGCCGGGATCAGCTTCTCGCAGACCTTCAGAGTCCTCGTCCGGAGGTCCGCGCGCTGGCTGTGAAGAAGCTCGCCGGGCAGAACAATCCGGACGACCTGATTCTCTTCACGCGCGCGGCCAAGGACCTGGCCTCCATCGTCCGGGCCGAGGCCGCTGTCGCCCTCGGCGAGAGCCAGGACCCTCGCGTCGTGGACCTCCTGGGCGAGCTGCTCGAGGACTCCGATGAGGAAGTCCAGGGCCGCGCCGCCATGGCGCTCTCCAAGGTCAAGAACGACAAGGCCAAGGCCTACCTCACGTTGCAGTACGGCCGTCGGGGCCGCACCACTCGTCAGGTCATCGTCCAGGCGCTGAAGAACGCCAACGTGCCCGGCGCCATGGCGGAGGTCGTCGCCGCCGAGGCCAAGTCCCAATGGGACCGCAACCTCCTGACGCTCTCCGAGGGCGAGCTCCCCGAGCGCGTCGGCGCCGCCGAGGAACTGGGCAAGAGCGGACGCCCAGAGGCCGTCAACCGGCTGCTGCCGCTCGTGCGAGACAGCCAGGTCGTCCTCGCCGCCGCGGCGGTGCGAGGCCTGGGCGACGCGGGTGACAAGCGGGCCGTGGGCGCCATCGCACTCCTGCTCGACGAGAGCTTCCCGGAGCTGCGCGAGTCCGCCATCACCGCGCTGATGAAGCTGCAGGACCCCTCCGTCGCCCCGCGCCTCCAGGCCGTGGCGCTGGAGAAGAGCGCGGTGAGCCCCCAGGCCATCGACGCCATCGTGTCCTTCCCTCGCACGCCGGAGACCGACGCCGCGCTGTGTGCCGTCGCGCTCGATGGTGCCCCCGCCGATGCGCTCGTGGCCGCCCAGGCCATGCGCTCGCGAGGTGGCTGCCCGGTGGACCCCATCGGAGAGCGGCTCTCCCGCATGACCACCGCCGCGAATGGTCTGCAGGCGGTCATTGGCCTGGGGCCCTCGGCACAGGCGCTGCTGCCCAAGGTGACGCCTTGGCTTCAGCAGAGTGATGCCGCCCTGCGTCTGCTCGCGGTGGACGCCGTGGCGTCCGTGGGTGACGCGTCGGTCGTCCCGCTGCTTCAGAAGCTCCTCGAGCAGGAGTCCAAGGGGCTCGAAGCGCTGCGCACGGACTGGGTCGCGCAGAAGATCCCCGAGGCGTATGGCGCGGAGTTCGACCCCGCGGTCTCGGCGGCGGCCCTGCCTCCCGGGGCTCCCAAGGACGAGAGGGCTTCCCGCCAGGCGACCCTGTTCGACCGGGTGAAGGCACTCAACGCGCAGCGTGCCCGTGAGTCGGGGCGGCCCGTGGTCAAGCCGCGCGTGCCCACGGAGCTGTTCGACGACGTGGAGCCCGCGCGCCTCGTCCCGCTGGCCACCGTGCTGCGCGCCCTGGCGATGTTGCGCGCGCCGGGCGCACTGGAGCTGCTCAAGGGCTACAGCCAGGATTCGAGCCTCCCCCTGCGCACGGCGGCGCTGCTGGGCCTCACCCGCCTGGGCGCGGAAGGCGTGGCGGTGGCGCGCGAAGGACTGCTCGAGCCCGAGCGCGACCTCCAGAAGGCGCTGGCGCTCGCGCTCGTGGACGGTGGTGGTGAAGCAGGTGTGTCCGTGCTGGTGGACATGCTCCCGAAGATGGGGAGCGAGAAGCTCCTGGTGCTGGATGCGTTGACTCGGAGCGCGGTGGTGCCCGCTTCGGCGTCCCCCGTGCTGCAGACGGTGGTGAAGGACGGCGGTCCGGAGGCGGCGCTCGCGGCGGTGTTGCTCGCGCGCATCCAGGCGAAGGACGCGGTGCCCACGCTCACCAAGGCCCTGGACGAGACGAACACCGTGGCTCGGCGCGATGTGTTGCTGGCGCTCGGCACCTTGGGTGATGCGCAGGCCGCCGACGTGGTGGCCCGGGACCTCTTCCACGACCTGCCGGAGATTCGCGCGGCGGCGGCCACGGCGCTCAAGCGCATGGGGGCGACGACGCAGTCCGAGTCGCTCGACGCGCTTCGGAGCGACTACTACCGCACGGTGCGAGACGCGGCGGGCGCGGCGCTCGCGAAGGGGGGCACGGCTTCGGAGGGTGCCCGGTAA
- a CDS encoding pseudouridine synthase, producing MAAERLQKYLARAGVASRRHAEELITAGRVAVNNTTVTELGSRVEPGTDLVSVDGQLVTPPDETSYFLLYKPIGVVTTLSDPQGRPTVANYIEETGKRLFPVGRLDYDAEGALLFTDDGALAHKLTHPSFQVPRTYLAKVKGEPDIATLDKLRGGVRLEDGMATPVSVGVFESAEKNTWLKIVVAEGRPHLIKRLCAAVGHPVVRLFRPAYAGVGVEGLRPGELRPLKKTEVDLLNQVADGKVSPPAAELRLPPRRHGRAAPGMEESDEDELSMDDDAPAPRAAAARKSAPRAEGGKWKPVVDGGSKLARFGRPKTAGAGRDEGDRPARRERSADGEGSGRPARKEWGAGAGARSRFAGGEDRPSRGPRGADGEGRPARKSFGAGGEGRPARKTWGAGADDARGGDRPARKPFGAGGGDRPARKSWGAGGDDARGGDRPARKPFGAGGGDRPARKSWGAGGDDARGGDRPARKPFGAGDRPARKPFGAGGDDFRGGERPARKPFGAGGGDRPARKSWGAGGDDARGGDRPARKPFGAGGDDFRGGERPARKPFGAGGGDRPARKSWGAGGDDARGGDRPARKPFGGGDRPARKPFGAGGDDFRGGDRPARKPFGAGGGDRPARKSWGAGGDDARGGDRPARKPFGAGGDDFRGGDRPARKPFGAGGGDRPARKPFGAGGGDRPARKPFGAGGGDRPARRSFGAGGDDARGGPRRGMSSSGSGRFGGAGRGDAAGEGRPRFGRGAGAGRPGGRDSEGAGPRGRGGFGSKPGGKGPRGAGGEARAWKPYDDRGAPRERVVRAGARGAGADEARKSEGFKDWGKKKQDGGKPRWSNQSPRGRAGGPPKGPRRPR from the coding sequence ATGGCGGCCGAAAGACTACAGAAGTACCTGGCCCGCGCGGGAGTCGCTTCGCGCCGGCATGCAGAAGAGCTGATCACCGCGGGCCGCGTGGCGGTGAACAACACGACGGTGACGGAGCTGGGAAGCCGAGTGGAGCCGGGCACGGACCTGGTGTCGGTGGACGGGCAGCTCGTCACTCCGCCGGACGAGACTTCCTACTTCCTGCTCTACAAGCCCATTGGCGTCGTGACGACGCTGTCGGACCCGCAGGGGCGGCCCACGGTGGCCAACTACATCGAGGAGACGGGCAAGCGCCTCTTCCCGGTGGGCCGGTTGGACTACGACGCCGAAGGAGCGCTGCTCTTCACGGATGATGGGGCGCTGGCGCACAAGCTGACGCACCCGAGCTTCCAGGTTCCTCGCACGTACCTGGCGAAGGTGAAGGGCGAGCCGGACATCGCCACGCTGGACAAGCTGCGCGGTGGCGTGCGGCTGGAAGATGGCATGGCGACGCCGGTGTCCGTGGGCGTGTTCGAGTCCGCCGAGAAGAACACCTGGTTGAAGATCGTGGTCGCGGAGGGACGTCCGCACCTCATCAAGCGGCTGTGCGCGGCGGTGGGGCACCCCGTGGTGCGCCTGTTCCGTCCGGCCTACGCCGGGGTGGGTGTGGAGGGGCTGCGGCCGGGAGAGCTGCGCCCGCTGAAGAAGACCGAGGTCGACCTGCTGAACCAGGTGGCCGACGGGAAGGTGTCGCCTCCGGCCGCGGAGCTGCGGCTGCCTCCGCGCCGTCACGGGCGCGCGGCGCCGGGCATGGAGGAGTCGGACGAGGACGAGCTGTCAATGGATGATGATGCTCCGGCGCCTCGTGCGGCGGCGGCGCGCAAGAGCGCCCCCCGTGCGGAGGGTGGCAAGTGGAAGCCCGTGGTGGATGGGGGCTCCAAGCTCGCGCGCTTCGGTCGTCCGAAGACGGCGGGGGCGGGTCGCGATGAGGGTGACCGCCCGGCGCGTCGTGAGCGGAGTGCGGATGGCGAGGGTTCGGGCCGTCCCGCGCGCAAGGAGTGGGGCGCTGGAGCTGGGGCGCGCTCTCGCTTCGCTGGTGGCGAGGATCGTCCTTCGCGAGGCCCCCGAGGTGCGGATGGGGAAGGTCGTCCTGCCCGCAAGTCGTTTGGTGCTGGCGGCGAGGGTCGCCCCGCGCGCAAGACGTGGGGTGCTGGTGCAGACGATGCCCGTGGTGGTGATCGTCCGGCCCGTAAGCCCTTCGGCGCGGGTGGTGGTGATCGTCCGGCCCGTAAGTCGTGGGGCGCCGGTGGTGATGACGCTCGCGGCGGGGATCGTCCGGCGCGCAAGCCCTTCGGCGCTGGTGGTGGTGATCGTCCGGCCCGTAAGTCGTGGGGCGCCGGCGGTGATGACGCTCGTGGCGGAGATCGTCCGGCGCGCAAGCCGTTCGGTGCTGGGGATCGTCCGGCCCGTAAGCCCTTCGGCGCGGGTGGCGATGACTTCCGCGGCGGAGAGCGTCCTGCTCGCAAGCCGTTCGGCGCGGGTGGTGGGGATCGTCCGGCCCGTAAGTCGTGGGGCGCCGGTGGTGATGACGCCCGTGGCGGAGATCGTCCGGCCCGTAAGCCCTTCGGCGCGGGTGGCGATGACTTCCGCGGCGGAGAGCGTCCGGCCCGTAAGCCCTTCGGCGCGGGTGGTGGGGATCGTCCCGCGCGCAAGTCGTGGGGCGCCGGTGGTGATGACGCCCGTGGCGGAGACCGTCCGGCGCGCAAGCCGTTCGGTGGTGGGGATCGTCCCGCCCGTAAGCCCTTCGGCGCGGGGGGGGATGACTTCCGTGGCGGAGATCGTCCTGCTCGCAAGCCGTTCGGCGCGGGTGGTGGGGATCGTCCGGCCCGTAAGTCGTGGGGCGCCGGTGGTGATGACGCCCGTGGCGGAGATCGTCCGGCCCGTAAGCCCTTCGGCGCGGGTGGCGATGACTTCCGTGGCGGAGATCGTCCGGCCCGTAAGCCCTTCGGCGCGGGTGGTGGGGATCGTCCCGCGCGCAAGCCCTTCGGTGCTGGCGGCGGAGATCGTCCCGCGCGCAAGCCCTTCGGCGCGGGTGGCGGAGATCGTCCGGCCCGTAGGTCCTTCGGCGCTGGCGGGGATGACGCCCGTGGCGGTCCTCGGCGTGGCATGAGCTCGTCGGGCTCGGGCCGCTTCGGCGGCGCTGGCCGGGGTGACGCCGCGGGCGAGGGACGTCCTCGCTTCGGCCGTGGCGCCGGCGCGGGTCGTCCGGGCGGTCGCGACTCGGAAGGCGCGGGTCCTCGCGGGCGTGGTGGCTTCGGCTCCAAGCCCGGCGGCAAGGGCCCTCGGGGAGCAGGCGGCGAGGCACGCGCCTGGAAGCCTTACGATGACCGGGGCGCTCCTCGTGAGCGCGTCGTCCGCGCGGGCGCCCGTGGCGCTGGTGCCGACGAAGCCCGCAAGTCCGAGGGCTTCAAGGACTGGGGCAAGAAGAAGCAGGACGGCGGAAAGCCTCGCTGGAGCAACCAGTCTCCGCGCGGCCGGGCCGGCGGCCCCCCCAAGGGTCCTCGCCGTCCTCGCTGA
- the scpB gene encoding SMC-Scp complex subunit ScpB: MTTGRKGPKKPDSDVDTEGASGGPSPFSEEELAAVTGPGPADELDEFEAAAIEEDSDVAPDLETSFEKLVSKSRKLSQDRIRTVLESVLFVAERPLSVDELYQATGIERELIAEALNQITGSHRDGISGIVLYEVAGGWQFRTDPHSGEYVRRYLRVKPQRLTRAAVETLAIIAYRQPVTRPELEDIRGVDCGAVLKALIDRKLVKILGKREEVGRPILYGTTREFLEFFALKDLSALPTLREFHELTQEHREIVEKEVRPAPVAAGTVEALSDPGFTKRMEKSAAASEAALEDLEEAMEAADRTQKASSSVLDTPPKPETGTEGPKPE; the protein is encoded by the coding sequence GTGACTACCGGTAGGAAGGGACCGAAAAAGCCGGACAGCGACGTCGACACCGAAGGCGCATCCGGAGGACCGAGCCCCTTCTCCGAAGAGGAACTCGCCGCTGTCACCGGCCCAGGTCCCGCCGACGAGCTGGACGAGTTCGAGGCCGCCGCCATCGAGGAGGACTCGGATGTCGCGCCCGACCTGGAGACGTCCTTCGAGAAGCTGGTCTCCAAGAGCCGCAAGCTCTCCCAGGACCGCATCCGCACCGTGCTGGAGAGCGTGCTCTTCGTCGCCGAGCGGCCCCTGTCTGTGGACGAGCTGTACCAGGCGACCGGCATCGAGCGGGAGCTCATCGCCGAGGCCCTCAATCAAATCACCGGCAGCCACCGGGACGGCATCAGCGGCATCGTCCTGTACGAGGTCGCCGGGGGGTGGCAGTTCCGCACGGACCCTCACTCGGGTGAGTACGTGCGGCGCTACTTGCGCGTGAAGCCTCAGCGGCTCACCCGCGCGGCGGTGGAGACCCTGGCCATCATCGCCTACCGGCAGCCGGTGACCCGGCCGGAGCTGGAAGATATTCGCGGCGTGGATTGCGGCGCCGTCCTCAAGGCGTTGATTGACCGCAAGTTGGTGAAGATTCTCGGCAAGCGCGAGGAGGTGGGTCGCCCCATCCTCTACGGAACCACGCGTGAATTCCTGGAATTCTTTGCCTTGAAGGACCTGTCAGCGCTGCCCACGCTGCGGGAGTTCCACGAGTTGACGCAGGAGCATCGCGAAATCGTGGAGAAAGAAGTACGACCCGCGCCAGTGGCGGCGGGAACCGTGGAGGCCCTGTCGGATCCGGGGTTCACGAAGCGGATGGAAAAGAGCGCGGCTGCGAGTGAGGCCGCGCTAGAGGACCTGGAAGAAGCCATGGAAGCGGCTGACCGGACACAGAAGGCCAGCTCCAGCGTCCTAGACACGCCCCCGAAGCCCGAGACGGGCACCGAGGGGCCGAAGCCCGAGTAA
- a CDS encoding segregation and condensation protein A produces the protein MSDGRPTSADEGLREGELPRTPGDAFRVALPNFEGPLDLLLHLIKEHRVDIFDIPLALITEKYLEHLERMREINLDIAGEFLVMASTLAHLKSRMLLPRQDAVAVPEGGEALAAVEEPEDPRAELVRRLLEYQKYKDAAEHMAKQDILGRDVFARSVPVEAVPIPEEEVGLQEFSVLKLVEALDRVLERLQPKHQHEVVREKVTLSEAILRIADRLRPTGQVLFESLFSQEETPTRQEIVITFLAILEMVKRRLIRVVQDEPLGPLLLLPNGDALERLAPKEVDESDYR, from the coding sequence TTGAGTGACGGCCGCCCCACCTCGGCCGACGAGGGCCTTCGCGAAGGCGAGCTTCCCCGGACTCCGGGGGACGCCTTCCGCGTCGCGTTGCCCAACTTCGAGGGCCCGCTCGACCTGTTGCTCCATCTCATCAAGGAGCACCGGGTCGACATCTTCGATATCCCCCTGGCGCTCATCACCGAGAAGTACCTGGAGCACCTGGAGCGGATGCGGGAGATCAACCTGGACATCGCCGGGGAGTTCCTGGTGATGGCGTCCACGTTGGCCCACCTCAAGAGCCGCATGCTGCTGCCCCGCCAGGACGCGGTGGCCGTCCCCGAGGGCGGCGAGGCCCTGGCGGCGGTGGAGGAGCCGGAGGACCCGCGCGCGGAGCTGGTGCGCCGGCTGCTCGAGTACCAGAAGTACAAGGACGCCGCCGAGCACATGGCCAAGCAGGACATCCTCGGCCGGGATGTCTTCGCGCGCAGCGTGCCCGTGGAGGCGGTGCCCATCCCCGAGGAGGAGGTGGGGCTCCAGGAGTTCAGCGTCCTCAAGCTCGTGGAAGCCCTGGACCGCGTCCTGGAGCGCCTGCAGCCCAAGCACCAGCACGAGGTGGTGCGCGAGAAGGTGACCCTGTCCGAGGCCATCCTCCGCATCGCGGACCGTTTGCGCCCCACCGGACAGGTGCTCTTCGAGAGCCTGTTCTCCCAGGAGGAGACGCCGACCCGCCAGGAGATCGTCATCACCTTCCTGGCCATCCTGGAGATGGTGAAACGGCGCCTCATTCGTGTGGTACAGGACGAGCCGCTCGGCCCCCTGTTGCTGTTGCCCAACGGGGACGCCCTGGAGCGGTTGGCTCCCAAGGAGGTTGACGAGAGTGACTACCGGTAG
- the trpS gene encoding tryptophan--tRNA ligase has protein sequence MRTLSGVQSSGKLHIGNYYGAIRQFVQLQDESEAYYFIANLHALTTVRDPKLALELTREAAVAYLALGVDPKKAVLFRQSDVREVLELYWILGTVVPHSNLERAHSYKEKVAKGISPDFGLFAYPVLMAADILLYSADAVPVGKDQIQHVEFARDWAVKFNTEYVPGYDPADPDGKERGHTPGILKLPSARIQESTQTVPGVDGKKMSKSYGNTIELFADEKEIKKRIMSIKTDSTPVDAPKPVPDGKPADSSVASEVPLYDLLKLLLPESEFKDVDASWRAGGKGYGDYKKKLLEAYHATFGPARQRHAELVNDPAELERILKDGADRARAEATRLMDKIRRAVGIP, from the coding sequence ATGCGGACCCTCTCAGGCGTGCAGTCTTCTGGAAAGCTGCACATCGGCAACTACTACGGCGCCATTCGCCAGTTCGTCCAACTGCAGGACGAGAGCGAGGCCTACTACTTCATCGCCAACCTCCACGCGCTCACCACCGTGCGCGACCCCAAGCTCGCGCTGGAGCTCACGCGAGAGGCCGCGGTGGCGTACCTGGCGCTGGGCGTGGACCCCAAGAAGGCCGTGCTCTTTCGCCAGAGCGACGTGCGCGAGGTGCTCGAGCTCTACTGGATTCTGGGTACCGTCGTGCCCCACTCGAACCTGGAGCGGGCCCACAGCTACAAGGAGAAGGTCGCCAAGGGCATCAGCCCGGACTTCGGCCTCTTCGCCTACCCGGTGCTGATGGCCGCGGACATCCTGCTCTACAGCGCGGACGCCGTCCCGGTGGGCAAGGACCAGATTCAGCACGTGGAGTTCGCCCGCGACTGGGCCGTGAAGTTCAACACCGAGTACGTGCCGGGCTATGACCCCGCGGACCCGGACGGCAAGGAGCGGGGCCACACGCCCGGCATCCTCAAGCTGCCCTCCGCGCGCATCCAGGAGTCCACCCAGACGGTGCCCGGCGTCGACGGAAAGAAGATGTCCAAGTCGTACGGGAACACCATCGAGCTGTTCGCGGACGAGAAGGAAATCAAGAAGCGCATCATGTCCATCAAGACGGACTCGACCCCGGTCGATGCGCCCAAGCCCGTGCCGGACGGCAAGCCCGCGGACTCGTCCGTCGCCAGCGAAGTCCCCCTCTACGACCTGCTCAAGCTCCTGCTGCCCGAGTCGGAGTTCAAGGACGTGGACGCCAGCTGGAGGGCGGGCGGGAAGGGGTACGGCGACTACAAGAAGAAGCTCCTGGAGGCCTATCATGCGACCTTCGGTCCGGCCCGTCAGCGCCACGCCGAACTGGTGAATGACCCGGCGGAGCTGGAGCGCATCCTCAAGGACGGCGCCGACCGGGCCCGCGCGGAGGCCACCCGCTTGATGGACAAGATTCGCCGCGCCGTCGGAATTCCATGA